The following proteins are co-located in the Diorhabda carinulata isolate Delta chromosome 4, icDioCari1.1, whole genome shotgun sequence genome:
- the LOC130893016 gene encoding uncharacterized protein LOC130893016, whose protein sequence is MSSFKTITERPQASRIDRPKSCAEETSVSPMDSGGDKKPTSKSSRNTKIFKIITYNVRTLSSSSKLLEMEEEIKDISWDIIGLCETRRKEEQLLKLKSGHLFYQNENPNSPDGGIGFLINKRLEKSIVTLKTISDRVAYITLSISKRYEIKIIQVYAPTTPHTDEEVDIFYGDIEIALKENRCYYTFIMGDFNAKIGKQTDMSEVAIGSFGIDGRNERGQTLIDFLHNQKLYVMNSFFQKKLHIQWTWVNPNGRTKNEIDFFITTRKRFVTDVTVLNKFGIGSDHRAVRATVRINARNERQKMIRKKQQIKRLADGKKEIIKLKDNNKKETNNRRELVKIVEEFYKELYRSRREELNITENKMKVVNQGSELVPEITIEESKNALTEMKNKKAAGEDQIVIEAVKVGGEKLLKEIISLFNLCLQKGEIPEKWRNATIILIHKKGDITNLENYRPISLLSHLYKWFTKIVTKRLERKLDFYQPREQAGFRIGYGTNDHLQTIKILIEKSIEYNRPLVMIFVDFKKAFDTVELPAILSALQQCRIDYRYAKLIKHIYENATLNVNLHEPTNKIHVGRGIRQGDTISPKLFTCVLEYSFKKLNWEEKGINIDVEAIPADVEFNQYYKNGKASEPEGIQEEFVN, encoded by the exons ATGTcgagttttaaaacaattacgGAACGACCCCAGGCAAGTAGGATAGATCGTCCAAAATCTTGTGCTGAAGAAACTTCAGTCAGTCCCATGGATTCTGGGGGGGACAAAAAACCGACAAGCAAATCAAGTAGAAACACTAAGATCTTTAAAATCATAACCTACAATGTAAGAACATTATCGTCAAGTAGTAAACTTCTAGAAATGGAAGAGGAGATTAAGGACATAAGCTGGGATATAATCGGTTTATGTGAAacaagaagaaaagaagaacaaCTTCTTAAATTGAAGTCCGGACATctcttttatcaaaatgaaaatcccAACAGCCCTGACGGTGGTATAGGATTCTTAATAAACAAACGACTTGAAAAATCAATAGTCACTCTAAAGACTATATCAGACAGAGTGGCATATATAACACTTTCCATAAGTAAAaggtatgaaattaaaattattcaagtataCGCTCCTACGACACCCCACACAGATGAGGAAGTTGACATCTTCTATGGTGACATAGAAATAGCACTTAAAGAGAATCGATGCTACTATACTTTTATTATGGGGGACTTTAACgccaaaattggaaaacaaacaGATATGTCGGAGGTGGCAATTGGAAGCTTTGGAATAGATGGTCGAAATGAGAGAGGACAGACATTGATAGATTTCCTGCACAATCAAAAGTTATATGTAATGAACAGCTTctttcaaaagaaattgcaTATACAATGGACTTGGGTAAACCCAAAtggaagaacaaaaaatgaaatagactTCTTTATCACGACGCGGAAAAGATTTGTCACAGATGTTACAGTTCTAAATAAATTCGGTATAGGGAGTGATCATAGAGCTGTAAGAGCAACTGTAAGAATAAACGCCAGAAATGAACgacaaaaaatgataagaaagaaacaacaaataaa GAGACTAGCTGATGGGAAAAAGGAAATCATCAAACTCAAggataacaacaaaaaagaaacaaacaatagGAGAGAATTGGTAAAAATTGTAGAAGAGTTCTACAAGGAACTATATAGGAGCAGAAgagaagaattaaatattacagaaaataaaatgaaagtcgTAAACCAAGGTTCAGAACTTGTACCCGAAATAACAATTGAAGAGTCAAAAAATGCCCTAacggaaatgaaaaacaagaaagcgGCAGGAGAAGACCAAATTGTGATAGAAGCTGTCAAAGTTGGGGGtgagaaacttttaaaagaaataatctcCCTCTTCAATCTATGTCTACAAAAGGGGGAAATCCCGGAAAAGTGGAGAAATGCGACGATAATTCTCATCCACAAAAAAGGGGATATAACGAACCTTGAAAACTATAGACCTATAAGCTTGCTTTCTCACCTTTATAAATGGTTCACTAAGATCGTAACGAAACGCTTGGAACGAAAGTTAGACTTTTATCAGCCCAGAGAACAGGCGGGGTTCAGAATAGGGTATGGAACAAACGACCATTTGCAAACGATTAAGATACTGATAgaaaaatccatagaatataatAGGCCCCTCGTAATGATATTTGTCGATTTTAAAAAGGCGTTTGACACAGTTGAACTTCCAGCAATTTTATCAGCCCTGCAACAATGTAGGATAGACTACAGATACGCAAAGCTCATTAAACACATATATGAAAACGCAACTCTAAATGTAAATCTCCACGAACCAACAAATAAGATACATGTAGGACGCGGGATTAGACAAGGAGACACTATCTCTCCTAAGCTCTTCACATGTGTGTTGGAatactctttcaaaaaattaaactgggAAGAGAAAGGTATAAATATCGACG